One stretch of Sinomonas terrae DNA includes these proteins:
- the adh gene encoding aldehyde dehydrogenase, with protein MTVYAQPGTEGSKVAFKDRYENFIGGEWVAPVGGQYFENVTPVTGQVFCEVARSQAADIELALDAAHKAAPGWGKTSVAERALILHRIADRIEENLELLAVAETWDNGKPVRETLAADLPLAVDHFRYYAGAIRAQEGSLSQIDETTTAYHFHEPLGVVGQIIPWNFPLLMATWKLAPALAGGNAVVLKPAEQTPASILVLAELIQDLLPAGVLNIVNGFGVEAGKPLASSPRIRKIAFTGETTTGRLIMQYASQNLIPVTLELGGKSPNIFFNDIAAADDAFYDKAQEGFTLFALNQGEVCTCPSRALIQEGIYEKFLADVVERTQKIKQGNPLDTETMIGAQASNDQLEKILSYIEIGKAEGAKVLTGGRRAELPGDLAGGFYVEPTIFEGNNTMRIFQEEIFGPVVSVAKFADYAEALEIANDTLYGLGAGVWSRDGNVAYRAGREIQAGRVWVNNYHAYPAHAAFGGYKSSGIGRETHLMMLEHYQQTKNLLVSYSENKLGFF; from the coding sequence ATGACCGTCTACGCGCAGCCGGGAACCGAGGGCAGCAAGGTCGCCTTCAAGGACCGGTACGAGAACTTCATCGGGGGCGAGTGGGTGGCCCCGGTCGGGGGCCAGTACTTCGAGAACGTCACCCCGGTCACCGGGCAGGTGTTCTGCGAGGTCGCCCGCTCGCAGGCGGCGGACATCGAGCTCGCCCTCGACGCCGCGCACAAGGCTGCCCCTGGCTGGGGCAAGACCTCGGTCGCGGAGCGGGCCCTGATCCTGCACCGGATCGCGGACCGGATCGAGGAGAACCTCGAGCTGCTTGCGGTCGCCGAGACGTGGGACAACGGCAAGCCCGTCCGCGAGACCCTCGCCGCGGACCTGCCGCTCGCCGTCGATCATTTCCGCTACTACGCCGGCGCCATCCGCGCCCAGGAGGGCTCGCTCTCCCAGATCGACGAGACGACGACGGCGTACCACTTCCACGAGCCGCTCGGCGTCGTCGGGCAGATTATCCCGTGGAACTTCCCGCTCCTGATGGCGACGTGGAAGCTCGCGCCGGCGCTCGCGGGGGGCAACGCCGTCGTCCTCAAGCCCGCGGAGCAGACCCCGGCGAGCATCCTGGTTCTCGCGGAACTGATCCAGGACCTGCTCCCGGCGGGGGTGCTGAACATCGTCAACGGCTTCGGCGTCGAAGCCGGCAAGCCGTTGGCCTCGAGCCCGCGCATCCGCAAGATCGCCTTCACGGGCGAGACGACCACCGGCCGGCTCATCATGCAGTACGCCTCGCAGAACCTCATCCCGGTCACGCTCGAACTCGGCGGCAAGAGCCCGAACATCTTCTTCAACGACATCGCCGCCGCCGACGACGCCTTCTATGACAAGGCCCAGGAGGGCTTCACCCTCTTCGCGCTGAACCAGGGCGAGGTCTGCACCTGCCCCTCGCGCGCGCTCATCCAGGAGGGCATCTACGAGAAGTTCCTGGCCGACGTGGTCGAGCGCACCCAGAAGATCAAGCAGGGCAACCCCCTCGACACCGAGACCATGATCGGCGCCCAGGCCTCCAACGACCAGCTCGAGAAAATCCTCTCCTACATCGAGATCGGCAAGGCCGAGGGCGCCAAGGTCCTCACGGGCGGAAGGCGCGCCGAGCTCCCCGGGGACCTCGCGGGCGGGTTCTACGTCGAGCCCACCATCTTCGAGGGCAACAACACCATGCGCATCTTCCAGGAGGAGATCTTCGGGCCGGTGGTCTCGGTCGCGAAATTCGCCGACTACGCCGAGGCCCTCGAGATCGCCAACGACACTCTCTACGGCCTCGGCGCGGGCGTCTGGAGCCGCGACGGCAACGTCGCCTATCGCGCTGGGCGTGAGATCCAGGCCGGGCGAGTGTGGGTGAACAACTACCACGCCTACCCCGCGCACGCCGCGTTCGGCGGCTACAAGTCCTCCGGCATCGGCCGGGAGACGCACCTCATGATGCTCGAGCACTACCAGCAGACAAAGAACCTGCTGGTCAGCTACAGCGAGAACAAGCTCGGCTTCTTCTAA
- the adhP gene encoding alcohol dehydrogenase AdhP translates to MSSTLPETFKAAVVHSFGDELSVDELEIPTPGPGQALVKLIASGVCHTDLHAAQGDWPVKPKLPLVPGHEGVGTVVEVGEGVLDLAVGDLVGNAWLWSACGTCEFCRTGWETLCESQQNGGYGVDGSFGQYMLVDTKFAARIPEGADPYEIAPVLCAGVTVYKGLKQTEVRPGEWVVISGIGGLGHIAVQYAVAMGMRVAAVDVADEKLALARKHGAEVTVNAFAEDPASAIQSATGGAHGVLVTAVHPAAFGQAIGMTRRGGTIVFNGLPPGNFPAPIFDIVLKGLTIRGSIVGTRQDMVEALDFYGRGLIHPTFHTRDLEEINQVFDEMHHAKIDGRVVIKY, encoded by the coding sequence ATGAGCAGCACCCTTCCCGAAACCTTCAAGGCCGCCGTCGTCCACAGCTTCGGCGACGAGCTCAGCGTCGACGAACTCGAGATCCCCACGCCCGGACCGGGCCAGGCCCTCGTGAAGCTCATCGCGAGCGGCGTCTGCCACACCGACCTCCACGCGGCCCAAGGCGACTGGCCGGTCAAGCCCAAGCTCCCGCTCGTTCCGGGGCACGAGGGCGTGGGCACCGTCGTCGAAGTTGGCGAGGGAGTCCTGGACCTTGCGGTCGGCGACCTCGTCGGCAACGCGTGGCTCTGGAGCGCGTGCGGAACATGCGAGTTCTGCCGCACCGGCTGGGAGACCTTGTGCGAGTCGCAGCAGAACGGCGGGTACGGCGTGGACGGCTCATTCGGGCAGTACATGCTCGTCGACACGAAGTTCGCCGCGCGCATCCCCGAAGGCGCGGACCCGTACGAGATCGCACCCGTCCTGTGCGCGGGCGTCACGGTGTACAAGGGCCTCAAGCAGACGGAGGTCCGGCCGGGGGAGTGGGTCGTGATCTCCGGCATCGGCGGCTTGGGGCACATTGCGGTGCAGTACGCCGTCGCGATGGGGATGCGCGTCGCGGCCGTCGACGTCGCGGACGAGAAGCTCGCCCTCGCCCGCAAGCACGGCGCCGAGGTGACGGTGAACGCGTTCGCCGAGGATCCGGCGTCGGCCATCCAGTCCGCCACCGGCGGAGCGCACGGCGTCCTCGTCACCGCCGTCCACCCGGCGGCGTTCGGGCAGGCCATCGGGATGACGCGCCGCGGCGGGACGATCGTCTTCAACGGGCTCCCGCCGGGGAACTTCCCGGCGCCGATCTTCGACATCGTGCTCAAGGGCCTCACGATCCGCGGCTCGATCGTCGGAACGCGGCAGGACATGGTCGAGGCGCTCGACTTCTACGGCCGCGGCCTCATCCACCCGACGTTCCACACGCGCGACCTCGAGGAGATCAACCAAGTCTTCGACGAGATGCACCACGCGAAGATCGACGGCCGCGTGGTCATCAAGTACTGA
- a CDS encoding DUF779 domain-containing protein — protein MAALAARPARPGEDFSRVALTEPAAALLDTLWERHGPLMFHQSGGCCDGSAPMCYPAGEFLTGDADELLGVFDLPGRGELGFWMSKEQFAYWSHTHLTVDVVDGRGSGFSLEAPEGKRFLIRSEILDIP, from the coding sequence ATGGCAGCCCTGGCAGCGCGGCCGGCGCGCCCGGGGGAGGACTTCTCCCGCGTCGCGCTGACCGAGCCAGCCGCGGCGCTCCTCGATACGCTCTGGGAGCGCCACGGACCGCTCATGTTCCACCAGTCCGGCGGCTGCTGCGACGGGTCGGCCCCGATGTGCTACCCGGCTGGGGAGTTCCTGACGGGCGACGCCGATGAGCTCCTCGGCGTCTTCGACCTCCCTGGGCGGGGCGAACTGGGCTTCTGGATGTCGAAGGAGCAGTTCGCGTACTGGTCGCACACGCATTTGACGGTGGACGTCGTGGACGGCCGGGGGAGCGGCTTCTCCCTCGAGGCGCCCGAGGGGAAGCGGTTCCTTATTCGAAGCGAGATTTTGGACATTCCGTAG
- a CDS encoding IclR family transcriptional regulator, whose product MAREANGGGAPLLVLSKVSDILDCFSVEDPEPTLQQIVRSTGLPASTCQRLVQNMVREGFLDRDGDKYRIGIRLVRWSAPGTIGLDIVRSVRPILHRLRDETGETACLYVRDGIHRTVVAVAETRHVVMRPFHVGQVMPIHAGAPGKIFLAFDPEARAELQDQELTRFTPSTPVTWEALDEQAAQAREQGYFAALGERNIDVGSISAPVFDHTGELAAVLGLGFPLQRVHADDVARLGPAVALAAREASEAMGHDTRVREPDADAPPARPRKRSPARSQVS is encoded by the coding sequence ATGGCAAGGGAAGCGAACGGGGGCGGCGCGCCCCTCCTTGTTCTGAGCAAGGTCAGCGACATCCTCGACTGCTTCTCGGTCGAAGACCCCGAACCGACCCTCCAGCAGATCGTCCGCAGCACCGGCCTGCCCGCAAGCACATGCCAGCGCCTCGTGCAGAACATGGTGCGCGAGGGCTTCCTCGATCGCGACGGCGACAAGTACAGGATCGGCATCCGCCTCGTGCGCTGGTCCGCGCCCGGCACCATCGGCCTCGACATCGTCCGCAGCGTGCGGCCCATCCTGCACCGGCTGCGCGACGAGACCGGTGAGACGGCCTGCCTCTACGTGCGGGACGGAATCCACCGCACGGTGGTCGCGGTCGCGGAGACGCGCCACGTCGTCATGCGTCCCTTCCACGTCGGCCAGGTCATGCCGATCCACGCAGGCGCGCCGGGGAAGATCTTCCTCGCCTTCGACCCGGAGGCGCGCGCCGAGCTTCAGGACCAGGAGCTGACGAGGTTCACCCCCTCGACCCCCGTCACGTGGGAAGCCCTCGACGAGCAGGCAGCTCAGGCGCGCGAGCAGGGGTATTTCGCCGCGTTGGGCGAGCGCAATATCGACGTCGGCTCGATCAGTGCCCCGGTCTTCGATCACACGGGCGAGCTCGCAGCGGTGCTCGGTCTCGGCTTCCCGCTCCAGCGGGTCCATGCGGACGACGTCGCGAGGCTGGGCCCCGCCGTCGCCCTCGCCGCGCGCGAGGCGAGCGAGGCGATGGGGCACGACACCCGGGTACGGGAACCAGACGCCGACGCTCCCCCCGCCCGGCCCCGGAAGCGCTCACCGGCGCGCAGCCAGGTGTCCTGA
- a CDS encoding maleate cis-trans isomerase family protein, whose product MIQPQPDAPPNDRSRIGLIVPSSNTTMETELPELFRRQAEATGHHYTFHSARAALKNVTREELAAMVSKAADCAVAVSDADVDVIAYACLVAVMAQGPGAHAESESVIAEAARSNGHPAPAVSSAGALVRTLTGLGARRVVMVTPYMPELTRMVSDYIEGAGIEVHDVIGLEVADNLEVGRLDPAQLPGIARRLDREGVDAVVLSACVQMPSLASVQPVEDELGLPVVTAATATAHEILKALGHRPAIEGAGQLLAGTLVPHFSK is encoded by the coding sequence GTGATCCAACCTCAGCCAGACGCTCCACCCAACGACAGGTCAAGAATCGGCCTGATCGTCCCAAGCTCCAACACCACGATGGAAACCGAGCTGCCAGAGCTCTTCCGCCGTCAAGCCGAGGCGACGGGCCACCACTACACCTTCCATTCGGCGCGGGCAGCCCTCAAGAACGTCACGCGTGAGGAGCTCGCCGCGATGGTCTCGAAGGCCGCGGACTGTGCCGTCGCTGTCTCCGATGCCGACGTCGACGTCATCGCCTACGCGTGTCTCGTCGCCGTGATGGCACAGGGGCCGGGCGCCCATGCGGAGTCCGAGTCCGTCATCGCGGAAGCTGCCCGCTCGAACGGCCACCCGGCGCCGGCGGTGAGCAGCGCGGGCGCGCTCGTGCGAACCCTCACGGGCCTCGGCGCCCGGAGGGTCGTCATGGTCACGCCCTACATGCCCGAACTGACGAGGATGGTCAGCGACTACATCGAGGGGGCGGGCATCGAAGTCCACGACGTCATCGGACTCGAGGTCGCAGACAACCTCGAGGTCGGCCGACTGGACCCGGCCCAGCTGCCCGGCATCGCGCGGCGGCTTGACCGCGAAGGCGTGGACGCCGTCGTCCTCTCGGCATGCGTCCAGATGCCCTCGCTCGCCTCGGTCCAGCCGGTGGAGGACGAACTCGGCCTCCCCGTCGTCACGGCCGCGACGGCCACCGCCCACGAAATCCTCAAGGCGCTCGGCCACCGCCCCGCCATCGAGGGGGCCGGCCAGCTCCTCGCCGGCACGCTTGTCCCGCATTTCAGCAAGTAG
- a CDS encoding MFS transporter, with protein MVGTTIEWYDFFLYGTAAALVFPQLFFPGGESSLTGTIAAFGTQFVGFVARPIGAAIFGHYGDRIGRKTTLMATLLLMAIGTVLIGVLPTYQTIGIWAPILLTVLRVIQGIGVGGEWGGSVLIAMEWGHERRRGLAASWPQMGVPLGLILSTGLVRITTAATGHDFATYGWRIPFLASIVLIGVALFVRLRVVESPEFQLLRKTEKVVVAPIIEAIRRQPKEILLSALVRMSEQAPFYLFITFVITYATKHVKVNSDAILVDTLIAAALGLISIPVFGILSDRFGRRLIYGIGIVLTAVYAFPYFGLLNTGNAIIMGIAVVVSLIFHDIQYGPQAALIAESFDPDIRYTGAGLGYQLASVIAGGPAPLIAAEILQGTGSSTWISVYIIFCAVVSMASLLLLRRTTTVGGGVKTRPTRAFRKGATTV; from the coding sequence GTGGTCGGCACCACCATCGAGTGGTACGACTTCTTCCTCTACGGAACCGCCGCCGCCCTCGTCTTCCCCCAGCTGTTCTTCCCCGGAGGCGAAAGCTCGCTCACCGGCACGATCGCGGCCTTCGGCACCCAGTTCGTCGGGTTCGTCGCACGGCCCATCGGCGCGGCGATCTTCGGCCACTACGGTGACAGGATCGGCCGCAAGACGACGCTCATGGCAACCCTGCTCCTCATGGCCATCGGCACCGTGCTCATCGGCGTCCTCCCCACGTACCAGACCATCGGAATCTGGGCACCCATCCTGCTGACCGTGCTGCGCGTCATCCAGGGCATCGGCGTCGGCGGCGAATGGGGCGGCTCCGTGCTGATCGCTATGGAATGGGGCCATGAGCGCCGCCGCGGGCTCGCGGCGAGCTGGCCGCAGATGGGTGTTCCGCTCGGCCTCATCCTCTCGACCGGACTCGTCCGGATCACGACGGCGGCGACCGGCCATGACTTCGCGACCTACGGCTGGCGGATCCCGTTCCTTGCCAGCATCGTCCTGATCGGCGTCGCGCTCTTCGTACGGCTCCGCGTCGTCGAGAGCCCCGAGTTCCAGCTGCTTCGCAAGACCGAGAAGGTAGTGGTTGCGCCGATCATCGAGGCGATCCGCCGCCAGCCCAAGGAGATCCTCCTCTCGGCCCTCGTCCGCATGTCCGAGCAGGCTCCGTTCTACCTGTTCATCACGTTCGTGATCACCTACGCGACGAAGCACGTGAAGGTCAACAGCGACGCAATCCTCGTGGACACCCTGATCGCCGCGGCGCTCGGCCTCATCAGCATCCCGGTGTTCGGCATCCTCTCGGACCGGTTTGGGCGGAGGCTCATCTACGGCATCGGCATTGTCCTCACGGCGGTGTACGCCTTCCCGTACTTCGGACTCCTGAACACCGGCAACGCCATCATCATGGGGATCGCGGTCGTGGTCAGCCTCATCTTCCATGACATCCAGTACGGACCGCAGGCGGCGCTCATCGCGGAGAGCTTCGACCCCGACATCCGCTACACGGGGGCAGGCCTCGGGTACCAGCTGGCGAGCGTGATCGCCGGCGGCCCGGCGCCGCTCATCGCGGCCGAGATCCTGCAGGGCACCGGCAGCTCGACGTGGATCTCGGTCTACATCATCTTCTGTGCGGTCGTGAGCATGGCGTCGCTCCTCCTGCTTCGGCGGACGACGACGGTGGGCGGCGGCGTGAAGACGCGGCCGACGCGGGCCTTCCGGAAGGGGGCGACGACGGTATGA
- a CDS encoding CaiB/BaiF CoA transferase family protein yields the protein MSETAREPHEQAPGPRPEAPPASGPLRDLLVLDLSRILSGPFATMTLADLGADVIKVEQPGQGDDTRHWGPPFQGGQAAYFLSVNRNKRSLAVDLKTPEGLAAVRRLALKADVIVENFRPGTAARLGLGYEELSAANPGLVYASISGYGQTGPESGRAGYDAIAQARSGIMSVTGETDGPPVRVGVSSADLVAGTWAVIGILAALHEKTRTGQGQWVDISLLDGSVSWLTYVASGFFASGETPRRYGSAHPTIAPYQAFPTSDGFVMIAVGNDSLWRKFAAAVGRPELADDARFATNPSRVAHRGELIPLLERELQRATTADWVARLDAAGVPVGPIQTVDQALADPQVLARGMVAEVEHPEAGTLKVVNCPVRLTRTPASVRMPPPLLGQHSDEILTGAGLSPSDIGRLHAQGAVQ from the coding sequence GTGAGCGAGACTGCGCGCGAGCCGCATGAGCAGGCGCCCGGGCCACGGCCCGAGGCCCCGCCGGCCAGCGGCCCTCTGCGGGACCTGCTCGTCCTGGACCTGAGCCGCATCCTGTCCGGACCGTTCGCCACGATGACGCTCGCTGACCTCGGCGCGGACGTCATCAAGGTCGAGCAGCCCGGCCAGGGCGACGACACCCGGCATTGGGGGCCGCCGTTCCAGGGCGGTCAGGCGGCCTACTTCCTCTCAGTCAACCGCAACAAGCGCAGTCTCGCCGTCGACCTCAAAACGCCGGAAGGACTCGCAGCCGTGCGGAGGCTCGCGCTCAAGGCCGATGTGATCGTGGAGAACTTCCGGCCGGGAACCGCCGCGCGCCTCGGCCTGGGCTACGAGGAACTCTCGGCCGCCAATCCCGGGCTCGTCTACGCCTCGATCAGCGGGTACGGCCAGACCGGCCCGGAATCGGGGCGCGCTGGCTATGACGCCATCGCCCAAGCGCGGAGCGGGATCATGAGTGTCACGGGCGAGACGGACGGGCCTCCCGTCCGCGTCGGCGTGAGCAGCGCGGATCTCGTCGCGGGAACCTGGGCCGTCATCGGGATTCTCGCGGCCCTGCACGAGAAGACCCGGACCGGGCAGGGTCAATGGGTCGACATCAGTCTGCTAGACGGCTCGGTGTCCTGGCTGACCTACGTGGCGAGCGGGTTCTTCGCGAGCGGCGAGACGCCCCGACGCTACGGCTCCGCCCACCCGACCATCGCGCCCTACCAGGCATTCCCCACCTCCGACGGGTTCGTGATGATCGCCGTTGGAAACGACAGCCTGTGGAGGAAGTTCGCCGCGGCCGTCGGGCGGCCGGAGCTCGCGGACGACGCCCGCTTCGCGACGAACCCCTCGCGCGTCGCGCACCGCGGCGAGCTCATCCCCCTCCTCGAGCGCGAGCTTCAACGGGCGACGACGGCGGACTGGGTCGCGCGGCTCGACGCGGCGGGGGTGCCGGTCGGGCCGATCCAGACCGTGGACCAGGCGCTCGCGGACCCGCAGGTGCTCGCGCGGGGGATGGTTGCCGAGGTCGAACATCCTGAGGCCGGGACGCTGAAGGTCGTGAACTGCCCGGTGCGGCTCACGCGCACCCCTGCGTCCGTGCGGATGCCGCCGCCGCTGCTCGGGCAGCACAGCGACGAGATCCTGACGGGAGCGGGGCTTTCCCCCTCGGACATCGGCCGGCTTCACGCGCAGGGCGCTGTTCAGTGA
- a CDS encoding enoyl-CoA hydratase/isomerase family protein, with translation MEGVSVDIADAVATIAFGNGERLNALGMEQWDELGRAARELASADSVRAVVVRGRGGMFSAGSDLREWEAAEPDEVTQRFWRMEQALRAIEDLPMPTVAVVEGVAAGGGFQLALACDLQLTAASARVGMPISRLGILVPPSFAARLSLRVGPSRAKDLLYGGRILTGKEAHDVGLVTTLAADGEVDAGLDALLETWAGVAQGSLRAAKAAVDQGLVPLVGPVREVPPGLATDPEEFPKRVAAFLRRHRH, from the coding sequence ATGGAGGGAGTGTCCGTCGACATCGCGGACGCCGTCGCGACCATCGCCTTCGGCAACGGCGAGCGGCTCAACGCGCTCGGGATGGAGCAGTGGGACGAGCTCGGGCGCGCCGCGCGGGAGCTCGCTTCCGCCGATTCGGTGCGGGCCGTCGTCGTGCGCGGACGCGGGGGCATGTTCAGCGCTGGTTCCGACCTCCGCGAATGGGAAGCCGCCGAGCCCGACGAGGTGACGCAGCGCTTCTGGCGCATGGAGCAGGCACTTCGGGCGATCGAGGACCTCCCCATGCCCACTGTCGCCGTCGTCGAGGGAGTTGCCGCGGGCGGCGGGTTCCAGCTCGCGCTGGCCTGCGACCTGCAGCTCACGGCCGCTTCGGCGCGCGTCGGGATGCCGATCTCGCGGCTGGGAATCCTCGTGCCGCCGTCGTTCGCGGCCCGGCTCTCGCTGCGGGTGGGGCCCTCTCGGGCCAAGGATCTGCTCTACGGCGGCCGGATCTTGACGGGCAAGGAGGCGCACGACGTCGGCCTCGTCACCACGCTTGCCGCCGACGGCGAGGTCGACGCCGGATTGGACGCCCTGCTCGAGACCTGGGCAGGGGTGGCGCAGGGGTCGCTGCGCGCGGCCAAGGCGGCGGTGGATCAGGGGCTCGTGCCGCTGGTCGGCCCCGTGCGCGAGGTACCGCCCGGGCTCGCGACCGACCCCGAGGAGTTCCCCAAGAGGGTCGCGGCGTTCCTGCGCCGTCACCGCCACTGA
- a CDS encoding MFS transporter, with protein sequence MAKFSGMTDPDVKTPEEQARRLKRAKKAALAAFLGGALEYYDFFVYATAASLVFSKIFFPAGNPTVALISSFATFGVAYVARPFGAVVFGHLGDRLGRKNTLVLTLVLMGGSTFLIGALPDFHAAGYIAPILLVVLRLCQGLSAGAETAGASALTMEESPVGRRAFFPSFSMSGISTGIVLASLVFLPVAAMGEADRLAWGWRIPFWCSLVVLVVAYLVRRSLEEPEVFEEKAEHNDLVKLPVADMFKTHTPQFIQVALMSFETVTNTFMQSFGLAYAVSVGIPASTMLWVSIVGNVIAIGTQPLAAMLADRFGRKPLFITGIIGSAVLIFIYFSSISTKNVPLVFLTSTLITAGTYAMSNAIYPAWFAELFNVRVRYSGMAIGLQIGILCAGFTPLLGTALVGGVPSNWGPAAWIVAGSSVLALIGAIWGRETFRTPIHELGNRVRGSK encoded by the coding sequence ATGGCCAAGTTCAGCGGGATGACCGATCCCGATGTCAAGACCCCCGAGGAGCAAGCGCGCCGCCTCAAGCGCGCGAAGAAGGCCGCCCTCGCTGCCTTCCTCGGCGGCGCCCTCGAGTACTACGACTTCTTCGTCTACGCGACAGCGGCGTCGCTCGTGTTCTCGAAGATCTTCTTCCCCGCGGGCAACCCGACCGTCGCGCTCATCTCCTCGTTCGCGACGTTCGGCGTCGCCTACGTGGCCCGGCCGTTCGGCGCCGTCGTCTTCGGCCACCTCGGTGACCGCCTCGGCCGCAAGAACACCCTCGTGCTCACGCTCGTGCTCATGGGCGGCTCGACGTTCCTCATCGGAGCCCTCCCCGACTTCCACGCGGCCGGCTACATCGCGCCGATCCTCCTCGTCGTGCTCCGCCTCTGCCAGGGCCTCTCGGCCGGTGCCGAGACGGCTGGCGCCTCGGCGCTCACCATGGAGGAATCGCCGGTGGGCCGCCGCGCGTTCTTCCCCTCCTTCTCGATGAGCGGCATCTCGACCGGCATCGTGCTCGCGTCGCTCGTGTTCCTGCCCGTCGCCGCCATGGGCGAGGCCGATCGCCTCGCCTGGGGCTGGCGTATCCCGTTCTGGTGCTCGCTCGTGGTCCTCGTTGTGGCCTACCTCGTGCGCCGTTCGCTCGAGGAGCCCGAGGTCTTCGAGGAGAAGGCCGAGCACAATGACCTCGTGAAGCTGCCGGTCGCGGACATGTTCAAGACGCACACGCCGCAGTTCATCCAGGTCGCGCTCATGTCCTTCGAGACGGTGACGAACACCTTCATGCAGTCGTTCGGCCTTGCCTACGCCGTCTCGGTCGGTATCCCGGCGTCGACCATGCTCTGGGTGAGCATCGTCGGCAATGTGATCGCCATCGGCACGCAGCCGCTTGCGGCCATGCTCGCGGACCGCTTCGGACGCAAGCCGCTGTTCATCACGGGCATCATCGGCTCGGCGGTGCTGATCTTCATCTACTTCTCGTCGATCTCCACCAAGAACGTGCCCCTCGTCTTCCTCACGAGCACGCTCATCACCGCGGGCACCTACGCGATGTCGAACGCCATCTACCCGGCTTGGTTCGCGGAGCTCTTCAACGTCCGTGTCCGGTACTCCGGCATGGCGATCGGTCTCCAGATCGGTATCCTCTGCGCGGGCTTCACCCCGCTGCTCGGCACCGCGCTCGTCGGCGGCGTCCCCTCGAACTGGGGTCCGGCGGCGTGGATCGTGGCAGGCTCCTCGGTGCTCGCGCTCATCGGCGCGATCTGGGGCCGCGAGACCTTCCGGACGCCGATCCACGAGCTCGGCAACAGGGTGCGCGGCTCGAAGTAG
- a CDS encoding LacI family DNA-binding transcriptional regulator: protein MTTIAEIAKVAGVSKSTVSRSFTRPDSVNTETRERILTVAADLGYNPAPAKAEATGTIALFIPDIANPYYPPLVKSIQAACRRQSISLLVVDGENDPEADAEELERVIGRVDGAIIFAPRMDADRLRALDAVSPVVLINHVAEGLPAVILSAPEGARQAVEHLAALGHRSIAYLASLEDNYSSRVRLAAAEEAADHLGCTLIVLTHAEPTYAAGVRAADLVLAEPVTAVIAHNDLMAFGCINRLADRGVAAGTDISVIGFDDIWLASASRPALTTVNTPYERGGAVALRLLTERIADPARPANTVHLSGDLIVRSSTAPAPVAVA, encoded by the coding sequence ATGACCACGATTGCCGAGATCGCGAAGGTCGCGGGAGTCTCGAAGTCGACCGTTTCGAGGTCGTTCACCCGCCCCGATTCGGTCAACACCGAGACCCGTGAGCGGATCCTCACCGTCGCCGCCGATCTGGGCTACAACCCGGCACCGGCGAAGGCCGAGGCCACGGGCACCATCGCGCTGTTCATCCCCGACATCGCGAACCCGTACTACCCGCCGCTCGTCAAGTCGATCCAGGCGGCCTGCCGCCGGCAGTCGATCTCACTGCTCGTCGTCGACGGTGAGAACGATCCCGAGGCCGACGCCGAAGAACTCGAGCGCGTCATCGGCCGGGTCGATGGCGCGATCATCTTCGCGCCCCGCATGGACGCCGACAGGCTCCGAGCGCTCGACGCGGTCTCGCCCGTCGTCCTCATCAACCACGTCGCCGAGGGGCTGCCCGCCGTCATCCTTTCCGCACCGGAAGGCGCGCGGCAGGCGGTCGAGCACCTCGCGGCGCTGGGGCACCGCTCGATCGCGTACCTCGCAAGCCTCGAGGACAACTACTCGAGCCGAGTGCGCCTCGCCGCTGCCGAGGAGGCCGCCGATCACCTCGGCTGCACCCTCATCGTCCTCACCCACGCGGAGCCCACGTACGCCGCGGGGGTGCGGGCTGCGGACCTCGTCCTTGCCGAGCCCGTCACGGCGGTGATCGCCCACAACGACCTCATGGCGTTCGGGTGCATCAACCGCCTCGCCGACCGCGGCGTCGCGGCCGGGACGGACATCAGTGTCATCGGCTTCGACGACATCTGGCTCGCGTCCGCCTCGCGGCCCGCGCTCACAACGGTGAACACACCGTACGAGCGCGGGGGCGCCGTCGCCCTCCGCCTCCTCACGGAGCGGATCGCGGACCCGGCGCGGCCCGCCAACACAGTCCATCTTTCCGGGGACCTCATTGTGCGCAGCAGCACAGCACCGGCCCCGGTAGCCGTGGCCTGA